A portion of the Calothrix sp. 336/3 genome contains these proteins:
- a CDS encoding response regulator transcription factor → MRLLLVEDDELFRLGLCTRLQQEPGIEIIAEAEDGETAVAMTNRLLLDVVLLDIGLPGIGGIEACRQIKQLHPHLPILVLTSRTEKPLIAKLIEAGAQGYCLKGIPAENLILALRSVAAGASWWDKNATSEIRAVFEGNQTAILPTKSHETEEQENYLTNREQEILALIAKGKNNQEIAQLLYITPGTVRVHVHAILQKLAVRDRTQAAIMAIHKGLIAPEIINSIS, encoded by the coding sequence ATGCGACTTTTACTTGTTGAAGATGATGAATTATTTCGCCTTGGTTTATGTACAAGGTTACAACAAGAACCGGGCATCGAAATTATTGCAGAAGCAGAGGATGGTGAAACCGCAGTAGCAATGACAAATCGTCTGCTGCTAGATGTCGTTTTATTAGATATTGGTTTACCAGGAATTGGTGGGATTGAAGCTTGTCGGCAAATCAAACAACTACACCCCCATTTACCAATTTTAGTATTAACTTCCCGCACAGAAAAACCCTTAATTGCTAAACTAATTGAAGCCGGAGCACAAGGATATTGTCTCAAAGGTATTCCCGCAGAAAATTTAATTTTGGCATTACGTTCTGTTGCTGCTGGTGCTTCCTGGTGGGATAAAAATGCCACTTCGGAAATTCGTGCTGTTTTTGAAGGTAATCAAACCGCTATCTTGCCAACAAAATCTCACGAAACTGAGGAACAAGAAAATTATCTTACCAACCGAGAACAAGAAATTCTTGCTTTGATCGCCAAAGGTAAAAATAATCAAGAAATTGCCCAACTTCTTTATATCACACCCGGTACTGTGAGAGTTCACGTCCATGCTATTCTGCAAAAATTAGCCGTACGCGATAGAACCCAAGCGGCAATCATGGCAATTCACAAAGGATTAATTGCTCCGGAAATCATCAATTCTATCTCTTAA
- a CDS encoding sensor histidine kinase KdpD: MIIAFTIVITLEYLTPPEYVFGYLYTGTILLASSQLNRRAVFIVTVAACGFTLLNIFIPNWQIITLSAIANRAIATFALIVTGCLSARNRRNEEAIAYTQAQLNSQVQLAQMREDFTSTLTHDLKTPLLGAIETLKSFQNGLFGEVNSTQQKVIETITRSHRNTLQLLETLLDVYQIDAEGLKLDCQVVDLVTIADEAITTLAEVARNRQVYISLNSGASDFRRALWVNGDKLQLGRVFSNLLINAINHTPRGGRVEIVRENYSTYQIVKIIDSGSGITEAELPHLFERFYQGDGDRHASGSGLGLYLTRQIIEAHGGIIWAENLSPKGAMFVFRLPTSPPSGD; the protein is encoded by the coding sequence ATGATCATAGCTTTTACAATTGTTATTACCTTAGAATATCTGACTCCACCGGAATATGTCTTTGGTTATCTTTATACAGGAACAATTTTATTAGCCAGTTCACAATTGAATCGTCGTGCAGTATTCATCGTCACCGTTGCTGCTTGCGGTTTTACCTTACTAAATATTTTTATTCCCAACTGGCAAATCATCACCCTATCAGCAATTGCCAATCGAGCGATCGCCACCTTTGCTTTAATTGTTACAGGATGTTTAAGTGCGCGCAACCGTCGGAATGAAGAGGCGATCGCCTACACCCAAGCACAGCTAAATTCCCAAGTGCAACTTGCACAGATGCGGGAAGATTTCACTTCTACCCTCACCCATGACTTAAAAACTCCCCTCTTGGGTGCTATTGAAACCCTTAAGTCTTTTCAAAATGGATTATTTGGGGAAGTCAACTCTACCCAACAAAAAGTTATTGAAACTATCACTCGTAGTCATCGCAATACTTTACAACTTCTGGAAACCCTCTTGGATGTTTATCAGATTGATGCCGAGGGATTGAAATTAGATTGTCAAGTAGTAGATTTAGTAACCATTGCCGATGAAGCAATTACCACCCTGGCAGAAGTTGCTAGAAACCGTCAAGTATATATTTCCCTCAACTCTGGAGCCTCTGATTTTCGCCGTGCCCTCTGGGTAAATGGTGACAAACTACAATTAGGACGGGTATTCAGCAATTTACTCATCAATGCCATCAATCATACACCCCGTGGGGGCAGGGTAGAAATTGTTAGGGAAAATTACTCCACTTATCAGATTGTCAAAATTATTGATAGTGGTAGTGGTATTACAGAAGCAGAATTACCCCATCTATTTGAAAGATTTTACCAGGGAGATGGCGATCGCCATGCCAGTGGTTCAGGTTTAGGTTTGTACCTCACCCGCCAAATCATTGAAGCTCACGGGGGTATAATTTGGGCAGAGAATCTTTCTCCCAAGGGTGCAATGTTTGTCTTTCGTCTACCGACATCTCCACCATCAGGGGATTAG
- the kdpA gene encoding potassium-transporting ATPase subunit KdpA: MEQGLFQIGITLIIIIAITPILGRYIAGVFMGERSIIDPLLNPIEKVIYILGGVRRQEDMTGWQYIRAVIFTNIAMAILVYLLIISQQGLPFNPTGLTAPSWHLALHTTISFLTNTDQQHYSGETTFSYFTQTTALGFLMFTSAATGLAVGIAFIRGVTGRPLGNFYVDLTRGITRILLPISIVGAIALVFLGVPQTLAPPLVAKTLEGANQYIARGPVASFEMIKQLGENGGGFFGVNSAHPFENPNPASNLLETIAMIAIPAALIYTYGIFANNLKQAWLLFWMVFIIFLVLVVITASGEYGGNPLINSTVGLEQPNLEGKEVRFGWAQTALWAVMTTATMCGAVNGMHDSLMPSGGFTTMLNMFLQIIWGGQGTGTAYLYIFLILTVFLTGLMVGRTPEFLGRKIEKREIVLASVVLLIHPIAVLIPSAIALAFPTQLAGISNPGFHGISQVVYEYTSAAANNGSGLEGLGDGTLWWNLSTSLSILLGRYVPIIAILLLADSMAQKQPVPETPGTLRTDSLLFTVVTAGVILILNVLTFFPVLALGPIAEGFKL, translated from the coding sequence ATGGAACAAGGTCTTTTTCAAATAGGTATTACCCTAATTATTATCATTGCCATTACACCCATTTTAGGTAGGTATATTGCGGGTGTATTCATGGGTGAACGCTCAATTATCGACCCCCTACTCAACCCCATCGAGAAAGTTATCTATATTCTCGGAGGTGTGCGTCGTCAGGAAGACATGACAGGTTGGCAATATATTCGCGCTGTAATTTTTACTAACATTGCCATGGCAATTCTCGTATATTTGCTGATAATATCCCAGCAAGGATTGCCATTTAATCCCACAGGTTTGACTGCTCCCAGTTGGCATTTAGCCCTACACACGACAATTTCCTTTCTCACCAACACCGATCAGCAACATTACTCCGGTGAAACAACCTTTAGTTATTTTACCCAAACCACCGCTTTAGGGTTCTTGATGTTTACCTCTGCGGCTACAGGTTTAGCAGTGGGGATCGCCTTTATTCGCGGTGTTACAGGTAGACCCCTAGGTAATTTTTATGTAGACTTAACCCGTGGAATTACGCGCATTTTGTTACCCATCTCCATTGTGGGGGCGATCGCCCTAGTATTTCTCGGTGTACCCCAAACTCTCGCTCCTCCCCTAGTTGCCAAAACCCTAGAAGGAGCTAACCAATACATTGCCAGGGGTCCGGTGGCATCCTTTGAGATGATTAAACAATTAGGTGAAAATGGCGGTGGCTTTTTTGGGGTTAATTCTGCCCACCCCTTCGAGAATCCCAATCCAGCTAGTAACCTGCTGGAAACTATTGCCATGATTGCCATACCTGCGGCTCTAATTTATACCTACGGTATCTTTGCCAACAACCTCAAACAAGCTTGGTTACTATTCTGGATGGTATTTATTATCTTCCTGGTACTCGTGGTAATTACAGCCAGTGGGGAGTATGGTGGCAATCCCCTGATTAACAGTACCGTTGGATTAGAGCAACCGAATCTGGAAGGGAAAGAAGTCCGCTTTGGTTGGGCGCAAACGGCACTTTGGGCAGTGATGACAACCGCAACCATGTGTGGTGCAGTCAACGGCATGCATGATTCCCTGATGCCATCGGGCGGGTTTACCACCATGTTAAATATGTTCCTACAAATTATCTGGGGCGGTCAAGGAACAGGTACAGCCTACCTATATATATTCCTGATTCTCACCGTTTTCTTAACTGGTTTGATGGTGGGGCGCACCCCGGAATTTTTAGGACGGAAAATTGAAAAACGGGAAATTGTCCTTGCTAGCGTCGTTTTACTGATTCATCCCATCGCCGTACTCATTCCCAGCGCGATCGCCCTAGCATTTCCCACCCAACTAGCCGGAATCAGTAACCCCGGTTTCCATGGAATTTCCCAAGTCGTATACGAATATACCTCCGCCGCCGCGAATAATGGCTCTGGGTTGGAAGGTTTAGGTGATGGGACTCTCTGGTGGAATCTCAGTACATCCTTAAGTATTTTACTGGGTCGCTATGTCCCAATTATTGCTATCCTGCTCCTGGCTGACAGTATGGCACAAAAACAGCCAGTTCCCGAAACCCCCGGTACACTGCGGACTGATTCCCTGCTATTCACCGTCGTCACCGCAGGTGTAATTTTAATTCTCAATGTCCTAACATTCTTCCCCGTCCTCGCCCTAGGACCGATCGCCGAAGGTTTTAAATTATGA
- the kdpB gene encoding potassium-transporting ATPase subunit KdpB, producing the protein MNSTPRNPRNRRRQAKKQAKVSNKGLYQRAITDAFVKLNPQHAVKNPVMFLVWMGTIITLLVTIEPNLFGPVAGKNPRLFNGLITLILFFTVVFANFAEAIAEGRGKAQADALRATKSDTLAKKLQPDGSTIEVSSTTLQRGDSVYVVAGDIIPADGEVVMGVASVDESAITGESAPVLKESGSDVASSVTGGTRIISDELVIKITADPGKGFIDRMIALVEGAERSKTPNEIALTVLLAVLTLVFLFVVVTLPTISSYVKIPVSVPVLVALLVALIPTTIGGLLSAIGIAGMDRVAQFNVIATSGRAVEACGDINTLILDKTGTITLGNRLAEEFIPVNGHSHQEVASVALAASIFDDTPEGKSIVRLAEKLDAPLHFSQEKAEGVEFSAKTRMSGTNFPDGKQARKGAVSAIKGFVRSRDGKETPELDAAYEQVSLLGGTPLAVCLDGDIYGVIYLKDIVKPGIRERFDQLRRMGVKTIMLTGDNHITASVIAKEAGVDDFIAEASPEDKIAVIQREQAQGKLVAMTGDGTNDAPALAQANVGVAMNTGTQAAKEAANMVDLDSDPTKLIDIVGIGKQLLITRGALTTFSIANDIAKYFAIIPVLFAAANLQDLNVMKLTSTNSAVLSALIYNAAIIPALIPLALTGVKFRPLTANQLLQRNILIYGLGGVIAPFIAIKLIDIVITVVGLG; encoded by the coding sequence ATGAACTCAACACCTCGTAACCCACGTAACCGCCGCCGTCAAGCCAAGAAACAGGCAAAAGTCAGTAACAAAGGACTCTACCAAAGAGCCATCACAGATGCTTTTGTCAAACTCAATCCCCAACATGCGGTGAAAAACCCCGTGATGTTTCTAGTGTGGATGGGTACGATTATTACCTTACTTGTCACCATCGAGCCGAATTTATTTGGACCTGTTGCCGGAAAAAATCCCCGATTATTTAACGGGTTAATTACCCTGATTCTATTTTTTACCGTAGTGTTTGCCAATTTTGCGGAGGCGATCGCCGAAGGTAGGGGCAAAGCCCAAGCAGATGCACTGCGAGCCACAAAATCAGACACCCTGGCGAAGAAACTCCAGCCCGATGGCTCCACAATTGAAGTATCATCTACCACCTTGCAACGGGGTGACTCCGTATACGTGGTAGCAGGGGACATCATTCCTGCCGATGGGGAAGTAGTTATGGGTGTTGCCAGTGTGGACGAGTCGGCAATTACCGGAGAATCAGCCCCTGTATTAAAAGAATCCGGTTCGGATGTCGCCAGTTCCGTCACCGGAGGAACCCGAATTATTTCCGATGAGCTAGTAATTAAAATTACTGCCGACCCCGGAAAGGGCTTTATTGACAGGATGATTGCCTTGGTAGAGGGAGCAGAGCGCTCAAAAACACCCAATGAAATTGCCTTGACGGTACTGTTAGCAGTGTTAACCCTGGTGTTTCTATTTGTGGTTGTCACCCTCCCCACAATTAGTAGCTATGTGAAAATTCCTGTGAGCGTCCCCGTTTTGGTAGCTCTCCTAGTTGCCCTAATTCCCACAACTATCGGCGGCTTATTGAGCGCGATCGGGATTGCAGGGATGGATAGAGTTGCCCAATTTAATGTAATTGCGACTTCTGGACGCGCCGTAGAAGCCTGCGGAGATATTAATACTTTGATTTTGGATAAAACAGGGACAATTACCTTAGGGAACCGTTTAGCCGAGGAATTTATCCCCGTCAATGGGCACTCTCACCAAGAAGTAGCAAGTGTTGCCCTCGCTGCAAGTATCTTTGATGACACCCCCGAAGGAAAATCTATTGTCAGATTAGCAGAGAAATTAGACGCTCCACTGCATTTTTCCCAGGAAAAGGCTGAAGGTGTGGAATTTTCCGCCAAAACCCGGATGAGTGGCACAAATTTTCCCGATGGCAAACAAGCGCGCAAGGGTGCAGTATCAGCAATTAAAGGGTTTGTGCGTTCCCGTGACGGCAAGGAAACCCCAGAGCTAGATGCTGCCTATGAGCAAGTTTCCCTACTCGGTGGCACACCCCTAGCTGTATGCTTGGATGGAGATATCTATGGTGTGATTTACCTCAAAGATATTGTCAAGCCCGGTATCCGCGAACGTTTCGACCAATTGCGGCGTATGGGTGTAAAAACTATCATGTTGACTGGGGATAATCACATCACAGCATCGGTGATTGCTAAGGAAGCGGGGGTAGATGATTTTATTGCCGAAGCCTCTCCAGAAGACAAAATTGCTGTGATTCAACGGGAGCAGGCACAGGGTAAGCTGGTAGCAATGACGGGGGATGGCACCAATGATGCTCCGGCTTTAGCCCAGGCAAATGTGGGTGTGGCAATGAATACAGGTACTCAGGCAGCGAAGGAAGCTGCAAATATGGTGGATTTGGATTCTGATCCCACAAAGTTAATTGATATTGTCGGTATTGGTAAGCAACTATTAATTACCCGTGGAGCTTTAACAACTTTTTCCATTGCAAATGATATCGCCAAGTATTTTGCGATTATTCCGGTATTGTTTGCGGCGGCAAATTTACAGGATTTAAATGTGATGAAGTTGACGAGTACAAATTCGGCAGTATTATCGGCATTAATTTATAATGCGGCAATTATTCCGGCTTTGATTCCTTTAGCTTTGACTGGGGTGAAGTTTCGCCCTTTGACAGCAAATCAATTATTACAAAGAAATATCTTGATTTATGGTTTGGGTGGGGTGATTGCACCGTTTATTGCGATTAAGTTGATTGATATTGTGATTACGGTGGTGGGATTAGGGTGA
- a CDS encoding potassium-transporting ATPase subunit F → MKNMLTKNIFARLRENNQFASQLTDVKTDVFEAIVFIWNGWKKQRYPAIIFLSLCINVLLAPVVYAASGGKFEPRHAYALGGLGLLTLGLVIYLFDVVFHPEKY, encoded by the coding sequence ATGAAAAATATGCTGACAAAAAATATTTTTGCTCGTCTGAGAGAGAATAATCAATTTGCTTCTCAACTGACAGATGTAAAAACAGATGTATTTGAGGCGATTGTTTTTATTTGGAATGGCTGGAAAAAGCAAAGATATCCGGCAATTATTTTCCTATCTTTATGTATCAATGTCTTGCTCGCGCCCGTAGTTTATGCAGCATCTGGGGGTAAATTTGAACCACGTCATGCTTACGCTTTGGGTGGGTTAGGGTTATTGACTTTAGGATTAGTAATTTATCTGTTTGATGTGGTATTTCATCCTGAGAAATATTAG
- the kdpC gene encoding K(+)-transporting ATPase subunit C, with translation MKNILKIIRMTVGLWVLTALIYPVVILAVSQVAFASQGNGSVLRNSQGTVIGSVLIGQEFKSERYFSDRPSTINYSQDESAKPTGVSGASNLAPSNPDLLKRVQEDASRLQQKNTKPVADLIYTSGSGLDPHISTAAAQAQLNRVAQARNLQPGEIAALIDRYTERRFLGIFGEPGVNVLELNYALDSRP, from the coding sequence ATGAAAAATATACTTAAAATTATCCGTATGACTGTCGGATTGTGGGTATTGACTGCCTTGATATATCCTGTTGTGATTTTGGCAGTCAGTCAAGTTGCCTTTGCCAGTCAAGGAAATGGTAGTGTGTTACGAAATTCCCAAGGAACCGTTATTGGTTCGGTACTAATTGGTCAAGAGTTTAAATCTGAGAGATATTTTAGCGATCGCCCTAGTACAATTAACTATAGCCAAGATGAATCAGCCAAACCAACAGGTGTTTCTGGGGCTAGTAACTTGGCACCTAGTAACCCAGATTTATTAAAGAGAGTCCAAGAAGATGCTAGTCGTCTTCAACAGAAGAACACAAAACCCGTTGCCGATTTAATCTACACCTCTGGTTCTGGCTTAGATCCTCACATTTCCACCGCAGCCGCGCAAGCACAATTAAATAGGGTTGCTCAAGCGCGTAATTTGCAGCCCGGTGAGATAGCTGCTTTAATTGATAGGTATACAGAACGGAGATTTTTAGGGATTTTCGGAGAACCTGGAGTCAATGTTCTGGAATTAAATTACGCCCTTGATTCTCGACCATAA
- the kdpC gene encoding K(+)-transporting ATPase subunit C: MSILRSIIRAIRMTLIIWVLTAMIYPAIIWTVGSKAFPVQANGSTVFNIQGEPIGSALIGQQFKSDKYFHGRPSTIRYSQGRQARPRGISGASNLAPSNPDLLDRITQQANQLRDDNIQPLSELIYTSGSGLDPHISVRAVREQLERVSKARGIRAIEILPLIEKYTDGRFLGIFGEPGVNILRLNYDLDLQDFNRRQSSHPENFGDRPTQ, translated from the coding sequence ATGTCTATTTTGCGAAGCATAATTAGAGCCATACGCATGACTCTGATTATCTGGGTGTTAACTGCCATGATTTACCCTGCTATCATCTGGACTGTAGGTAGTAAGGCTTTTCCTGTTCAAGCTAATGGTAGTACAGTCTTCAATATTCAAGGTGAACCCATTGGTTCCGCATTGATTGGACAACAGTTTAAATCAGACAAGTATTTTCACGGTCGTCCAAGTACTATTAGATACAGTCAAGGCAGACAAGCAAGACCAAGGGGAATCTCTGGTGCAAGCAACCTTGCTCCTTCTAACCCTGATTTACTCGATCGCATTACTCAGCAAGCAAACCAACTACGAGATGATAATATCCAGCCCTTATCAGAATTAATTTATACTTCTGGCTCTGGTTTAGATCCCCACATCTCTGTACGTGCTGTGCGCGAGCAATTGGAAAGAGTTTCAAAAGCACGAGGAATTAGAGCCATTGAAATTTTACCTTTAATTGAAAAGTATACTGATGGCAGATTTCTGGGAATTTTTGGTGAACCGGGAGTAAATATCCTCAGGTTAAATTATGACCTAGACTTGCAGGATTTTAACCGTAGACAAAGCTCTCACCCGGAAAACTTCGGCGATCGCCCAACTCAATAG
- a CDS encoding universal stress protein — translation MYPSRRGKHKIFIGMAPGVGKTYKMLEEAHSLKSEGIDVVIGLLETHGRKETAEKAAGLEVVPRREISRGAMTLTEMDTEKIIARSPQLILIDELAHTNIPGSPREKRYQDVEIILNAGIDVYSTMNIQHLESLNDLVARITGVIVRERVPDRFLEEAEEIIVVDITPESLQERIREGKVYAAAKIDESLTNFFRKPNLIALRELALREVADNVEEQALSANPQGLVCNIHERVLVCVSTYANSVQLLRRGARLANYMNAPLYVVFVADPERFLTKEESLHIENCEKLCQEFGGTFLRVTGSDIVKAIAQTAQKYRITQIVIGESQRSRWQILLRGSLTQKLVKLLKNIDLHIIATDVARNKEQGTGDRE, via the coding sequence ATGTATCCATCACGACGGGGAAAACATAAAATCTTTATCGGTATGGCTCCTGGTGTGGGTAAAACCTATAAGATGCTAGAGGAAGCCCATAGTCTGAAATCTGAGGGAATTGATGTTGTAATTGGGTTATTAGAAACCCATGGACGCAAGGAGACAGCAGAAAAAGCCGCAGGATTAGAAGTGGTTCCCCGTCGGGAAATTTCGCGGGGTGCAATGACTCTGACGGAGATGGATACGGAAAAAATTATCGCGCGATCGCCCCAACTGATTTTAATTGATGAACTAGCACATACTAATATTCCTGGTTCTCCACGGGAAAAACGCTACCAAGACGTGGAAATCATTTTGAATGCAGGTATAGATGTTTACTCAACCATGAATATTCAACATCTGGAGAGTTTAAATGACTTAGTAGCTAGAATTACAGGGGTAATTGTCAGGGAGCGTGTACCGGATAGGTTTTTAGAGGAAGCGGAGGAGATTATTGTTGTTGATATTACACCAGAAAGTCTCCAAGAACGTATCCGTGAGGGGAAGGTGTATGCAGCAGCGAAAATTGACGAGTCGCTGACGAATTTCTTTCGCAAACCGAACTTGATTGCTTTACGGGAATTAGCTTTGCGGGAAGTAGCGGATAATGTGGAAGAACAAGCTTTATCTGCAAATCCCCAGGGATTAGTTTGTAATATTCACGAACGAGTTTTAGTTTGTGTTTCCACCTATGCGAATTCTGTCCAGTTGTTGCGTCGGGGTGCAAGACTGGCTAATTATATGAATGCACCCTTGTATGTGGTATTTGTTGCCGATCCCGAACGGTTTTTGACTAAGGAAGAAAGCTTACATATTGAAAACTGCGAAAAGTTGTGTCAGGAGTTCGGAGGTACTTTTCTGCGGGTGACAGGTAGTGATATTGTTAAGGCGATCGCCCAAACTGCACAGAAGTATCGCATTACCCAAATAGTTATCGGTGAAAGTCAACGCTCCCGGTGGCAAATTTTACTCAGGGGTTCTTTGACACAAAAGTTAGTCAAATTATTGAAAAATATCGATTTACATATTATTGCGACAGATGTAGCCAGGAACAAGGAACAGGGAACAGGGGATAGAGAATAG
- a CDS encoding DUF4365 domain-containing protein — protein sequence MTKLPKRSKSQKIGVSTADLLSSVFAKFCNVIPVPQDRDFGIDFICEIMRGEHPTGKLFNIQCKGKEEAKVEGDSITIPIKVTTLNYWLLQPNPTFLIVVDGKDGLFYWSFPQEFLGSLNKNWQEQNTVSIPVPVQNWFKQDINDLPAQLVSIVNSHASATPRNGDYLGTLTLGDAIDRAADYGLHVLRTPFHRPFQYMGMFIADAASAVGGQPNKVGNIIVESDQAHMLLEAEGNFVNYVDIELKKTAPWSQSRPFDSAAILGVLSINPGELELARKQTHFHTYYDHKRRLKIGVSCQYEGAPLSVGFSSKYYRA from the coding sequence ATGACCAAGTTACCTAAACGCTCTAAATCTCAAAAGATCGGGGTAAGTACAGCTGATCTTCTCAGTTCTGTTTTTGCCAAGTTTTGCAACGTTATCCCTGTCCCTCAAGATAGAGACTTCGGTATCGACTTCATCTGTGAAATTATGCGGGGAGAACACCCAACTGGAAAATTATTTAATATTCAATGTAAAGGGAAAGAAGAAGCCAAAGTAGAAGGTGATTCAATCACAATTCCCATCAAAGTCACGACTCTCAATTATTGGCTCCTTCAACCAAATCCAACATTCTTAATTGTTGTTGATGGCAAAGATGGTTTATTTTACTGGTCTTTTCCTCAAGAATTTCTCGGTTCACTCAATAAAAATTGGCAAGAACAGAATACAGTATCAATTCCAGTTCCTGTTCAGAATTGGTTCAAGCAAGATATAAATGACTTGCCTGCTCAATTAGTTTCAATAGTTAATTCACATGCATCAGCTACTCCTCGGAATGGCGATTATCTCGGAACATTAACACTTGGAGATGCCATAGATAGGGCTGCTGACTACGGATTACATGTTTTGAGAACACCCTTTCATCGTCCTTTTCAGTATATGGGAATGTTTATTGCAGATGCGGCAAGCGCGGTTGGTGGTCAACCCAATAAAGTTGGCAATATCATCGTTGAGTCTGATCAAGCCCACATGCTGTTAGAGGCAGAAGGAAATTTTGTGAATTATGTAGATATTGAACTAAAAAAGACTGCACCTTGGAGTCAGAGCCGCCCGTTTGATTCTGCGGCAATTTTAGGAGTACTTAGTATTAACCCAGGCGAGTTAGAATTAGCCCGTAAACAGACACACTTTCACACCTACTATGACCATAAGAGAAGATTAAAGATTGGTGTATCTTGTCAGTATGAGGGCGCACCGCTATCTGTAGGATTTAGCAGCAAGTATTACAGAGCTTGA
- a CDS encoding Uma2 family endonuclease — MLLNIKRIDVPPGQRVLLRDVTWQEFETILEELGEHRAVRIAYDRGVLEIMAPLPEHEFGKEIISDLIKALLEELDIEFISLGSTTFKNKKMLQGIEPDQCFYIQNESKVRGKQKLDLETDPPPDLALEIDVTCRTNPSIYESLKVPELWRFEKGKLQINLLKNGAYVESSRSAIFPSFDLNTTIIQYLELSQTAGRNSVMRAFRSWVREKLI, encoded by the coding sequence ATGCTATTGAACATTAAACGTATCGATGTTCCACCAGGACAACGTGTTTTGTTGCGTGATGTAACTTGGCAAGAATTTGAAACAATTCTTGAGGAGTTAGGAGAACATCGCGCTGTGCGTATCGCTTATGACCGAGGGGTGTTGGAAATTATGGCTCCACTGCCAGAACATGAGTTTGGGAAGGAAATTATTAGTGACTTAATCAAAGCGCTTTTAGAGGAGTTAGATATTGAATTTATTAGTCTAGGTTCGACTACTTTCAAAAACAAAAAAATGCTTCAGGGGATTGAACCCGACCAGTGTTTCTATATTCAAAATGAAAGTAAGGTTCGCGGTAAGCAAAAATTAGATTTAGAAACAGACCCGCCGCCAGATTTAGCTTTGGAAATTGATGTTACTTGTCGCACAAATCCCAGTATTTATGAATCTTTAAAGGTACCGGAGCTTTGGAGATTTGAAAAAGGAAAGTTACAAATCAATTTGTTAAAGAATGGTGCTTATGTGGAGTCGTCCAGAAGTGCAATATTCCCAAGTTTTGATTTAAACACAACGATTATTCAGTATTTGGAATTAAGTCAAACGGCGGGTAGAAATTCTGTGATGCGAGCTTTTCGGAGTTGGGTCAGGGAAAAGTTAATATAA